DNA sequence from the Burkholderia pyrrocinia genome:
TCGCCGGCCACGCCGATCCAGACCGCGGCCCACAGAATGTGCGAGACCGGCACCATCGTTTCCTCGGCGATCTTCGCGAACGGCACCGGCAGGCATTGAACGGCAGCACCCTGTGCGTCGAGCACGAAGCCGTTGCTGCAGGTGCCGCGCATCCCGAGCGTGTCCCATTCGCCGCGGCGCGCGAGCGTATAGCCGTCGCGCAGCAGCGTGACGAGCACCTGTTCGGAAGCCGGCGCGTCCGCGTCGCGTCGCGCGGTCGCGAGGATGCCGTCCGCATAGTCGCCGTACGAGATCGTCGGCGCGGATTTGCGCAGCCGGAATTCGCTGCCGTCGGTTTCGAGCGCGCACTGGCTCGCGCGCAGGTTGCCGCCGACGCCGTCTTCCGACGTGGCCGACGCGAGCAGCCACTGGTGGCGCACGAGCTGCTGCAGGAACAGCTTGTGCCAGCCCTGGTCGACGGCGTGGTCGACGATGCAGGCGACCTGGATCTGGTGCATCGCGAACACCATCGCCGACGATGCGCAGGCCTGGCCGAGGATCGAGCAGGCCGACGCGATGTCTTCCAGCGATGCGCCAGCGCCGCCGAGATGGGTCGGCACCATCGCGCCCAGCAGCCGGCGCGCGCGCATCGCCTCGATCGCCTCGACGGGGCAGCGCGCGTCCCGGTCGACCGCATCCGCGTGCTGCGCGGCGATCTGCGCGACGGCGTGCGCGGCCTCGTCGAGCCGATGCGATTCGCTGTCGGCCGCGAGTTCGGGAAGCAGCGCGCTCATGCGGAATGCTCGGTGCGTTGCAGCGTGGCGATCGTGTCCGCGAGCGCGTCGATGCTGCGGAACAGGTTGCGGTTCAGCATCTCGTCGGGAATCTCGACGTTGAACTGCTTCTCGATCGCGAGCATCAACTGGATCGTGTCGAGCGAGGAGAGGCCCGCTTCGTAGAGGTCGTCCCCGTCGCCGATCGAATCGATCGCGGCTTCGAGGTGGGCGACGTGCTTGAGGATGGTTCTGATTTCGTTTTTCACGTGCGGCTCCGGCGTGCGTGGTGTCGTCCGCTGGGGCGGACGCGCACATTGCGCTGACATCCCCCCGGCAGTCCGGCATCAGTAGACCATTCGCACGCCCGGCGTTCTGTTCGCCACCCTACAAACCGCTAACCCCGCATGCAGGCGTCGCACGAATCGGCGCGGCAATCAGGCACGCGATGCGGCCGGCACGCCCGAATCGGCCGACAGGATGCGTTTCATCTCGTCGCGCACGATCGCGCGGCAGCCGCACGACATCTTCTCGAGGCCGTCGAGGTCGGCCAGCTCGATCGAACTCCGGTATTGCCGGATCAGGCCGAGCTTCTGGATTTCGCCGGCGGCATCGGTGACCGTTTCCCGCCGCACGCCGAGCATCTGTGCCAGCATGCTGTGCGTCACCTGGATCTCGATGCTGCGCGTACGGTCGTACGCCAGCAGGAACCATCTGCATAACTGATGTTTGAGCACGTGATGACGGCTGCAGAACGTGATCTGCGATACCTGCGCCATCAAGAGCCGCACGCAGACGAACACGAGATGGCGGATCACCGGAGATGCGTCGAACGCGGCCGCGAACACGCGACGGTCGAGCCGGTAGACGAAGCCGTCGCGGCAGGCGACGGCACGGCACGGCATCCGGCCGCTGCCGCCGATCACGTCGTCGCAGACCACGCTTTCGCTGCCGATTTCCGCGACTTCCAGCGTCATGCCGCCGGACGACACGTACTGCAGCGAGATCGCCGTCGTGACGGGCAGGTAGACGGCTGCGAGCATTTCGCCGGGTTCGCACAGCACCTGCCCCGATTCGAGGTGAACGAGTTGAAGGTGGGGGACCAGCGTGGCGAGCTCGTCGCGGTCGATGGCCGCGAGAAACCGGTTCGCATCGAAGCTGTGGGAAAGCTCGATCATGCCGTTCGCGTGCGCGACGACGTCGGGGGCCTGGTGAGTCACGGCGCATCCTCGTAGGGTGGCGGCGCGCACTGTCGCGGCGATACTCCCGAAAAAGGGAATTTCGCACGCTCGTGCGGACTTGTGTTCATCGAAATTCGAATGACGATGCTGCGCAAAGGCTAGCACGCAATTGAATTCAACCAATTTCACATTGCGTCATTTCACCAAATTTGACGATTTTGATTGGGCGCAAACGTTATCCGGATTTAATGATTCATTTGTCATGAAATTAATCATCCGCGATTGGAATGACAGACTGGTCGATCATTCAATGTCGATCGGGAATCAATCGGCCGACGCCACGCATCGTACAGGGAAATTGTCGCGCGAGCATTGAACATTATTTGACAAATAAACGGGGATTGCGCGACTTTCTCTAAGAATCAATGGCTTGCATGCGATATGTGCGGTATCGGACAGAGCCTGGAATTAGTGTGCCGATTCAAATTTGAGACAGTTTCAAACGACCGTGTGAAGCGGGGCAGCGCTGGCGCGTGCTGTCCGGCACATCACGGAAACAATTGAAAATCGGCTGTAAGTATATGACCGGCAAGCCTCATGGCACCGCTGCGGCGGCTCCGATCCGGTGCGCAAATTGATCAGTCGAATGCGGAACGGTGTCCGTCGCGCGGAAGAGTGTCCGGAAATGAGACGCTTTTTTCCGTTTTAGGCGGGTTATTCGGTCGATCTAAATCGAATGTGATTCATATATTAAGGACGGACGGGTATTGGCACGTAAATCGCTTATTCGGGCTGGCGTGTCGAAACGGGACGGTCGACTCAATCCGGAAGTGACAAGCCGATGGGCAGCCGGATTCAGGGTTGTGGGCCGCAACCGCTGTGAGCGTCCGGGCACGCATCGCGATAACGAGTTCCGTGCATGCGGCTGCACGCGGCGCGGACATAAAAGGGATACAGACATGCTTCATCTTCACTTGAGCTACTCGGCGAATGCCATCCTCGACGCCCTCCCGGAGGACAGCATCCGCACCATCGCACCGCACCTCGAACTGGTCAGGATCAAGGCCGGCATGCTCGACCGGGTCGGCGAGCCGATGCGCCATCTGCATTTCCCGACGACGGCAATGATGTCGGTGCAGCACCTGATGGAGGACGGTGCGATGGTCGAGGTGGCGGTGGTCGGCCGCGAGGGCGTGGTCGGGCTTGGCACGCTGGTCGGCGGTGTCGCCGCGTCGAACCGGGTCGAGGTGCGCATCGGCGGCATGGCCTATCGCGTACCGACCTGCGTGATGCGCGCCGAATTCGAACGGTCGCCCGAGACTTACCGTCTGCTGCTCAACTACTGCCAGGCGGCGATGGCGCAGATCTCGCGCAGCGCGCTGTGCAACCGGCATCACTCGGTCAGCGAGCAGCTCAGCCGCTGGCTGCTGCTGGCGCACGACCGGATCGACGGCGACGAGCTGGCCGTCACGCAGCAAACGATCGCGAACATGCTCGGCGTGCGGCGCGAAGGCGTGACGGAAGCGGCCGGCAACCTGCAGGAAGCCGGGCTGATCCGGCAGCGCCGCGGCCGCATCACGGTGCTCGACCGCGACGGCCTCGAACATCACGCGTGCGAATGCTACGACCTGATTCGTGCCGACTATCGCCGCTTGCTCGGCACGCGCGGGAATGCGCGGTCGACTCCGGTGCGCCCCCGCATCCAGGAGGTACGTTGCGGTTTCCCGGCACACGGTGCGTGACGATGCAGTCGAGGTCCGGTGGAACGACTACGATGCGGCGTGCCGCGATCGCGGCGGCCGACGTCTTGCTCGTGCTGGCGGGGGCGCTCGCTGCGCAGGCGGCGTCGGGCCTTGCGTGGCGCGAGCTGTCCGATGCGCAGCGCGGTGCGATCGCGCTGCTGTGCGTGTTGACCGTGGCGCTGCTGCCGCGTTACCTGCGCACCGTGCGCGGCGGCGTGGCGCCGCATGGCGGCACGCACGTACTGACGCAGACGATGGTGGCCGTCGTCTGCGCGAGCGTGCTGACGGTGGCGGCCGCGATGTGGATCATGAACCGCGGCGGCACGGTCACGACACGCTGGATCGTGCGCACGGTGCTGTCCGGCGACGCGGCGCTGCTGCTCGGCCGCGCCGCGCTGCTGGCGCTCGCGCTGACGCGTGACGACCCGCGCGCGCGGCAGCGCCGTGTCGCCGTTGTCGGCGCAACCGCGTACGGGCGCGTCGCGATCGAGCGGATGCAGCTTGCGTCGAATGGCCCGTTCGTCGCGGCCTGCGTATTCGACGACGATGCGCCGGCCGCCGCCGGCGGCATCGGCGGCGTGCAAGTGATCGACGACTGGAATGCGTTGCGCGACATGATTCGCGGCGGCGCGATCGACGAGGTGTGGCTCACGCTGCCGATGTCGCACGAATGGCGGATCCAGCGCATCGTGCGCGAGCTGCGCGACGAATTCGTCGAGTTGCGGCTGTTGCCCGACGTGCGGCAGATGGCCGTCGTCGATCGCTCGGCAACCGACGTGCTCGGCATGCCGGCGATCAATCTCGCGACCACGCCGCGCTCCGCGCCGGAGCTGTGGGCGAAGTTCGCGTTCGACCGGCTGTTCGCGTTCGGCGTGCTGATTCCGTTGCTGCCGCTGCTGTCGATGCTGGCGATCGCGGTCAAGCTGTCATCGCCGGGGCCCGTGCTGTTCAGGCAGCGCCGCAAGGGTGTCGACGGTCGCGAGTTCGACATCCTGAAGTTCAGGACGATGCGCGTGCATCGCGTACAGCCGGGCGTCCTGCGGCAGGCGTCGCGCAACGATTCGCGCATCACGCGCGTCGGCGCGTTCCTGCGGCGCACGTCGCTCGACGAGCTGCCGCAGTTCTTCAACGTGCTGTTCGGGCAGATGTCGGTCGTCGGGCCGCGTCCGCACGCGATCGAGCACGACGACTTCTATCGGCAGCTGATCGACTGCTACATGTACCGCTACCGTGTGCGGCCCGGCATCACCGGATGGGCACAGGTGAATGGCTATCGCGGCGAGACGCGCAAGGTCGAGGCGATGGCCGCGCGCGTGAAGTTCGATCTGTTCTACATGCAGAACTGGAGCTTCTGGTTCGACATGAAGATCATCCTGTTGACGGTCGTGCGCGGCTTCATCGGGCGCAACGCTTTCTGAGGATCGCGAATCGTCCGGAAAGCGGTGCGTTGTGCGGTCGAACGTACCGACCGGATCGCAGGCGGCGGACACACTGACGGCACAGCAGCATCCCGCGCAACGGGGTGTCCGGCGGCGCAATCGCGCCGCAGCCATCGGAACAGTCACGATCATGTCAACGTCGATTCGGGAGCGAGGCGCACCGGTATTGCAGGAAGCGCGCGCGAAACGGGGCGTCGGCGCAGCCGCGCACACCGCGCGGTTGCGCGGCCTCGCAATCAACGGAAAATTCACTGCGCAGCGCATGACGGGCGTTCAGCGGGTGGCATACGAACTGACGGCCGAGCTCGCGCGCATCGCGAACGCCGACGATGCGCCGGCGCTGGTCGTGCCGTCCGATCACGATCCGGCGGCATTGCCGGCCGGCGCGCGGTCGCAGACTTCCGGTCGCCGCCACGGCGCGCTCTGGGAGCAATGGACGCTGCCGCGCACGACGCGCGGCCGGACCTTGCTGAGCCTGTGCAACATCGGGCCGCTGGCGAAGCGCGATCAACTGCTGATGATTCACGATGCGGCGATTTTCGATCTGCCGGCCGGTTATTCGCTCGCGTTCCGTCTGTGGTATCGCTTTGCGTTCTCGATCCTGAAGCGGCGCGCGCGCCATATCGTGACGGTCTCGCATTTTTCTCGGGCGCGGCTGGCCGCGCGGCTTGGCGTGCCGCCCGCACGCCTGTCGGTCGTGCCGGGCGCAGTCGATCATATCGACCGGATCGACGCCGACCCCGGCGTGATGTCGCGGCTGAATCTGGAGACGGACCGCTACGTGCTGTTCGTCGGGTCGCTCGCGCCCGGCAAGAATCTCGTGCGCGCGCTTGCCGCGATCGCGCTGATGCGCGAGTCGCATCCGACGTTGCGCTTCGTGATCGCGGGCGGCGCCAATGCGAAGATCTTCGGCGCACGGGCGGCCGGCTTGCGCGAAGACGACCCGTGCATCACGTGGGCCGGCTACGTGACCGACGGCGAACTGAAGGCGCTGTACGAGCATGCCGGCTGCTTCGTCTTTCCATCGTTGTACGAAGGGTTCGGGCTGCCGCCGCTCGAGGCGATGCGGTGCGGCTGCCCCGTCGTCGTGTCGCACGAGGGCGCACTCCCGGAAGTCTGCAGCGGAGCGGCATTGTTCTGCGATGCGTATTCGCCGCCGGATATCGCGGCGTCGATCGCGCGCGTGATGGACGATCCGGAACTGCGTGCGCGGCTGCGCACGATGGGCCGCGAGCATGCGCAGCGTTACAGCTGGCAGCGCTCGGCGCGTGCGTTGCTCGATATCGTTCGTGCCGATGCCTGACGTGCGATGACGTCATGTTGCGCTGCGGATCGAGCGATCCTCACGGCGTTTGCATCAGACGAATCCGGCGATGGCGCGTTTTCGCGTCCGTCCCCAGTTTCCGCAAGCATGCGGCGAGCGCCGCGCTGATTACGGTCAACACACGCGTGTTCAATGGGTTTATCCTGCGTCGAATGCATCCGGCGCTGCATGCGTCCGGGCGCATATCCGGGCGCGGCGGCGCCGGTCGTGTCTATCCGCCGCGCACCGGCGCGACACCGCGCGCCACACTTTCCGCGCGGAACCCGGAACAGGAGAGACGGCCATGGCGCTCGACCAACAACAACGGCAGATGCTGCAACAGCGGCTGAAAGAGAGCGAGCAGACGCTGCGTGCGGAGATCCGCACGAGCGAAGACCAGCGCGCGTCGGAATCCTATGCAGATCTTGCCGGCGCGTCGCCGGACGAGGGCGACGAGGCGAACGCGGATCTGTTCGTCGACGTCGATCATGCGTTGATCGGCATGAAGCTGACCGAACTGCGTGCGATCGGACGCGCACAACTGCGGATGCGCGACGGCAGCTACGGCGAATGCATCGATTGCGATGCACCGGTCGACTATGAGCGCCTGCTCGCGCGCCCGACCGCCGAGCGCTGCACGCACTGCCAGTCGGTCTACGAGCGACGCTACGCGACGACACCGCGCGCATCGCTCTGACGTCGCGGTCGTGGTCGCAATCCCGATCCCGTTTTCGTGCTGCACGCGCTGCACGCGCTGCGCGGCCGGCGTAGGATGACGAACGGGCGCCCGGCGGCGTCGACATGCGGCGCCGGGCGGGCAGACGCCGTCGCGCACGCGTGCGGCGCCATCCACGTGGAAGGGAGCCACGCCGATCATGCCGATCCACAATGCCGAGTGCGCGGCCGTGTTCGCCGAGATCGCGGACATGCTCGAAATCCAGGGCGCCAATCCGTTCCGCGTGCGTGCCTACCGCAACGCCGCACGGACGGTTGCCGACTACGGGCGCGATATTCCGACGATGATCGCGAACGGCGACGATCTCGGGAAGATTCCGTCGATCGGGGCCGATCTCGCGTCGAAGCTGCGCGAGATCGCCGCGACCGGCACCTGCGAACTGCAGCAAACACTGCGCCACGCGCTGCCGGGCGCGATCGTCGAGCTGCTCGACGTACCGGGGCTCGGCGCGAAACGCGTGAAGGCGCTGCATGACGCACTGCACGTCGATTCGCTCGAACAGCTACGCGTCGAAGCGAAGAGCGGGCACGTGCGCGAGTTGCCGGGCTTCGGCGCGAAAACCGAAGCGCATCTGCTCGAAGCGATCGACGATCGCCTGCAGCGCGAACCGCAGCGTTTCCTGCTGCCGGCTGCCGAGCAAGCGCTGACGCCGTTGCTCGAACGCCTGCGCGCGGTGGCAGGCGTCGGCAAGGTCGTGCCGGCCGGCAGTTTTCGCCGCCGCCGCGAGACGGTCGGCGATCTCGACATTCTCGCCACTGCACGCGATCCGGTTGCGGTCGCCGACGCGTTCGTCGGCTATGACAAGGTGGCGCGCGTGCTCGCGCACGGCAAGACGAAGTCGAGCGTCGTGCTCGACAGCGGGTTGCAGGTCGACCTGCGCGTCGTCGACGCCGATGCGTTCGGCGCGGCGCTCGTCTACTTCACCGGATCGAAGGCGCACAACATCGCGCTGCGCAGGATCGCGCAGGCCGGCGGGTTGAAGATCAACGAATACGGCGTGTTTCGCGGCGACGAGCGGATTGCCGGCACGACGGAGGCGTCGGTCTACGATGCAATCGGGCTGCACGTCGTGCCGCCCGAACTGCGCGAGAATCGCGGCGAGATCGACGCATCGCGCGCGGGCACGCTGCCGGCGCTGGTCGAGCGCAAGCAGATCCACGGCGACCTGCATGCGCATACGAACGCGTCGGCCGGCCGCGACGGCCTGCGTGCGATGGCCGACGCGGCGCGCGCACGCGGGCTCGCGTACCTGGCCGTCACCGACCGGGCACCGCCTGCCGGCGGCGGCCGCAACACCTTCGAGTGGCTCGCGCGGCAGCTCGACGAGATCGATCGCATCAATGCGTCGTTCGACGATTTCGTGCTGCTCAAGGGCGTGGAAGCCGGCATTCTCGAGGACGGCAGTCTCGACATGCCCGACGCGATGCTCGGCCGGCTCGATCTGGTCGTCGGCGCGGTGCGCGACGGCTTCGACCTGTCGCGCGCCGCGCAGACCGACCGCATGCTGCGCGCGATGGACCATCCGCATTTCACGATACTCGCGCACCCGACCGGCCGCCTGCTCGGCGAGCGCGACGCATGCGAGCTCGACGTGCCGCGCGTGATCGCGCAGGCCGCGGCACGCGGCTGCTTCGTCGAACTCGATGCGCAGCCGCGGCGGTTCGACCTGCCGGACATCTGGTGCCGCGAGGCCGCGAAGGCCGGCGTGCCGGTCGCGATCGGCTCGGATGCGTGCAGCGCGGACGAACTCGACAACCTCGCGTACGGCGTCGATCAGGCGCGACGCGGCTGGCTCACGCGGCCAGACGTGCTCAACACGCGCACGCTCGCGCAACTGCGGCCGCTGCTCGCGCGCACGATGGGTGGGGGCGGCGGGTCGAAGCGGAGCCGGTCGAAGGGCGCGTGAAGACGGCTGGCAACGCGTGCTGCCAGCCGTGCGTTCATGTCATGCCAGCACGCCGGCGGCCGGCACATAAGGCAGGCCGAGCGCCAGCGCGACCGCTTCGTACGTGATGTGTCCGTTGCAGACGTTCAGGCCCGCGCGCAGGTGCGGATCGTCGGTCATCGCCTGCTTCCAGCCCTTGTCGGCGAGCGCAAGCGCATGCCCGAGCGTCGCGTTGTTCAGCGCGAAGGTCGACGTGCGCGCGACCGCGCCGGGCATGTTCGCGACGCAGTAGTGCACGACGCCGTCGACGACGAAGGTCGGGTCCGCATGCGTTGTCGCATGCGATGTCTCGAAGCAGCCGCCCTGGTCGATCGCGACATCGACGACGACGGCGCCCGTGCGCATCGTCGCGATCATGTCGCGCGTGACGAGCCGCGGCGCCGATGCACCGGGCACGAGCACCGCGCCGATCACGACGTCGGCTTCGCGCACGGCTTCGTCGATCGTATGCGCATTCGAGCAGACGGTCGTGATCCGGTTGGCGAAGACGAGGTCGAGCTGACGCAAGCGGTTCACGTTGTTGTCGAGCACGGTGACGCGCGCGCCGAGGCCGACCGCCATCTGCAGCGCACCGGTTCCCACCACGCCCGCGCCGAGCACGACGACATGCGCGGCCGGCACGCCGGGCACGCCGGCCATCAGCACGCCGCGGCCGCCGCGCGGGCTTTCGAGGTGGGTCGCCGCGACCTGGATCGACATGCGTCCCGCCA
Encoded proteins:
- a CDS encoding acyl carrier protein, with product MKNEIRTILKHVAHLEAAIDSIGDGDDLYEAGLSSLDTIQLMLAIEKQFNVEIPDEMLNRNLFRSIDALADTIATLQRTEHSA
- a CDS encoding TraR/DksA family transcriptional regulator, translated to MALDQQQRQMLQQRLKESEQTLRAEIRTSEDQRASESYADLAGASPDEGDEANADLFVDVDHALIGMKLTELRAIGRAQLRMRDGSYGECIDCDAPVDYERLLARPTAERCTHCQSVYERRYATTPRASL
- a CDS encoding Crp/Fnr family transcriptional regulator, which produces MTHQAPDVVAHANGMIELSHSFDANRFLAAIDRDELATLVPHLQLVHLESGQVLCEPGEMLAAVYLPVTTAISLQYVSSGGMTLEVAEIGSESVVCDDVIGGSGRMPCRAVACRDGFVYRLDRRVFAAAFDASPVIRHLVFVCVRLLMAQVSQITFCSRHHVLKHQLCRWFLLAYDRTRSIEIQVTHSMLAQMLGVRRETVTDAAGEIQKLGLIRQYRSSIELADLDGLEKMSCGCRAIVRDEMKRILSADSGVPAASRA
- a CDS encoding glycosyltransferase family 4 protein — its product is MSTSIRERGAPVLQEARAKRGVGAAAHTARLRGLAINGKFTAQRMTGVQRVAYELTAELARIANADDAPALVVPSDHDPAALPAGARSQTSGRRHGALWEQWTLPRTTRGRTLLSLCNIGPLAKRDQLLMIHDAAIFDLPAGYSLAFRLWYRFAFSILKRRARHIVTVSHFSRARLAARLGVPPARLSVVPGAVDHIDRIDADPGVMSRLNLETDRYVLFVGSLAPGKNLVRALAAIALMRESHPTLRFVIAGGANAKIFGARAAGLREDDPCITWAGYVTDGELKALYEHAGCFVFPSLYEGFGLPPLEAMRCGCPVVVSHEGALPEVCSGAALFCDAYSPPDIAASIARVMDDPELRARLRTMGREHAQRYSWQRSARALLDIVRADA
- a CDS encoding undecaprenyl-phosphate glucose phosphotransferase — translated: MRRAAIAAADVLLVLAGALAAQAASGLAWRELSDAQRGAIALLCVLTVALLPRYLRTVRGGVAPHGGTHVLTQTMVAVVCASVLTVAAAMWIMNRGGTVTTRWIVRTVLSGDAALLLGRAALLALALTRDDPRARQRRVAVVGATAYGRVAIERMQLASNGPFVAACVFDDDAPAAAGGIGGVQVIDDWNALRDMIRGGAIDEVWLTLPMSHEWRIQRIVRELRDEFVELRLLPDVRQMAVVDRSATDVLGMPAINLATTPRSAPELWAKFAFDRLFAFGVLIPLLPLLSMLAIAVKLSSPGPVLFRQRRKGVDGREFDILKFRTMRVHRVQPGVLRQASRNDSRITRVGAFLRRTSLDELPQFFNVLFGQMSVVGPRPHAIEHDDFYRQLIDCYMYRYRVRPGITGWAQVNGYRGETRKVEAMAARVKFDLFYMQNWSFWFDMKIILLTVVRGFIGRNAF
- the ald gene encoding alanine dehydrogenase, producing MLIGVPKEIKNHEYRVGLTPAGARELTRHGHAVLVQRGAGTAIGLLDNDYTAAGASLCDGADEIFARADMIIKVKEPQPAECAMLRRGQILYTYLHLAPDPEQAAALVKSGAVCIAYETVTAPGGGLPLLAPMSEVAGRMSIQVAATHLESPRGGRGVLMAGVPGVPAAHVVVLGAGVVGTGALQMAVGLGARVTVLDNNVNRLRQLDLVFANRITTVCSNAHTIDEAVREADVVIGAVLVPGASAPRLVTRDMIATMRTGAVVVDVAIDQGGCFETSHATTHADPTFVVDGVVHYCVANMPGAVARTSTFALNNATLGHALALADKGWKQAMTDDPHLRAGLNVCNGHITYEAVALALGLPYVPAAGVLA
- the polX gene encoding DNA polymerase/3'-5' exonuclease PolX, with the protein product MPIHNAECAAVFAEIADMLEIQGANPFRVRAYRNAARTVADYGRDIPTMIANGDDLGKIPSIGADLASKLREIAATGTCELQQTLRHALPGAIVELLDVPGLGAKRVKALHDALHVDSLEQLRVEAKSGHVRELPGFGAKTEAHLLEAIDDRLQREPQRFLLPAAEQALTPLLERLRAVAGVGKVVPAGSFRRRRETVGDLDILATARDPVAVADAFVGYDKVARVLAHGKTKSSVVLDSGLQVDLRVVDADAFGAALVYFTGSKAHNIALRRIAQAGGLKINEYGVFRGDERIAGTTEASVYDAIGLHVVPPELRENRGEIDASRAGTLPALVERKQIHGDLHAHTNASAGRDGLRAMADAARARGLAYLAVTDRAPPAGGGRNTFEWLARQLDEIDRINASFDDFVLLKGVEAGILEDGSLDMPDAMLGRLDLVVGAVRDGFDLSRAAQTDRMLRAMDHPHFTILAHPTGRLLGERDACELDVPRVIAQAAARGCFVELDAQPRRFDLPDIWCREAAKAGVPVAIGSDACSADELDNLAYGVDQARRGWLTRPDVLNTRTLAQLRPLLARTMGGGGGSKRSRSKGA
- a CDS encoding Crp/Fnr family transcriptional regulator, producing MLHLHLSYSANAILDALPEDSIRTIAPHLELVRIKAGMLDRVGEPMRHLHFPTTAMMSVQHLMEDGAMVEVAVVGREGVVGLGTLVGGVAASNRVEVRIGGMAYRVPTCVMRAEFERSPETYRLLLNYCQAAMAQISRSALCNRHHSVSEQLSRWLLLAHDRIDGDELAVTQQTIANMLGVRREGVTEAAGNLQEAGLIRQRRGRITVLDRDGLEHHACECYDLIRADYRRLLGTRGNARSTPVRPRIQEVRCGFPAHGA